A single Oncorhynchus tshawytscha isolate Ot180627B linkage group LG01, Otsh_v2.0, whole genome shotgun sequence DNA region contains:
- the LOC112233976 gene encoding histone-lysine N-methyltransferase, H3 lysine-79 specific isoform X3 yields MGEKLELKLKSPVGAEAAGYSWPLPVYDKHHDAAHEIIETIRWVCEEIPDLKLAMENYVLIDYDTKSFESMQRLCDKYNRAIDSIHQLWKGTTPPLKLNKRPSNGLLRHILQQVYNHSVTDPEKLNNYEPFSPEVYGETSFDLVAQIINEMEMMEDDTFVDLGSGVGQVVLQVAAATNCKHYFGVEKADIPATYAESMDKEFKRWMKWYGKKHGDYSLERGDFLSEVWKERIANTSSVIFVNNFAFGPEVDHQLKERFANMKEGGKIVSSKPFAPLNFRINSRNLSDIGTIMRVVELSPLRGSVSWTGKPVSYYLHTIDRTILENYFHSLKNPKLREEQEAARRRQEKNSKSNSTTPTKAKEHKDSCEEVERPGLLAVVKAPPKPRRAKLLKGRKLSARKRGRPKKAAVAAAERKSKSSQSALDLLHAKTLSAAPPQDAYRSPQSPFYQLPPKVQHYASGQLLLGPSPPGLQQLLDNIKVQYLQFMAYMKTPQYRNNLQQVLEQEKLKHRGLSGQAEHLQTACQTHKEKIKGLFHHKLDELGVKALTMEDLLEAQKEISAHNRQLKEQTKQLERDMAELRDHSLLLLKSRCEELKLDWSSLCLESLLKEKQALRRQISEKQRHCLELQISIVELEKSQRQQELLQLKSYSPCDGSLYHKGLPGLEALPRPPLDHHTPKLSLAAAGLNSLSPELSINSIAPPCFHRGGVGTKGGLLSRYLPISPDHEIVPPTPDARHRQLGHPLPDYTRYSPAKIALRRHLNQDSSMAHFRGLGFTGLRDMVAVTSPLGAKLSCLSPNSSDSLQNNTPRSAERGDTITSLPISIPLSTVHPSKLPVSIPLASVVLPSRAERLRSTPSPVFQMGQTNGYCSSSGLMNGGSHSEDQDSAAPSPPPHGAPLTGPTQGHSPPLSTGGVLHYADAPPRILPEDWAERHGGAVTRLHLGSGRQGKHHHGNHNTINHHRSPGSQHTHTHGHGSQEGRKRGRRKRSSTGAQPASGSPKRRSFPGLSSTSQPSGSPLNINSMVNNINQPLEIAAISSPEQSGCSPCGPDMDQPPVLKRERPLEINGSGHYSSAPSSDDDSGYPADSSSSRIERKIATISLESRDGAGRPGNSERGRKSGGSSGNSTGSEVSSSSSSSNSKWKSTFSPISDTKQPPGELRQGGSPFGMGREPLGLGTDSDSDHKPQQRRGGEGGGGESSASPYIPPSPFLSQEAGGRPGAGPQGGSSSERQAMPKQKPRGEWELKTSSSLGNSQNLFISAAASGGILSGKVGGSPVAVSSASGASVGQYLGAQFPLGGASVLQSLFGAQTPSTSVSGASRLVNGHSSLGSFSSAGLAGGAAGGIFHHVVPSVSSHQFGAVLPATGGLSSLLSLSSSQQHQHIAPHSCSSFLASVSSTIPPPLSQAQHSRTQTVLHTPLLPMRSLPPPPPLLNVSYSSSVPFSSEPTPSSRSESFLSSRLVASSLQHQRAQSSSISLSGSSAAASAHLPPSSRNFTAHHPPHLPPPTPASISGGGGIMWRTLGLPASYMSSSQHTGSRPR; encoded by the exons GATAAACACCATGATGCTGCTCATGAAATCATTGAGACCATTCG TTGGGTGTGTGAGGAGATCCCAGACCTTAAGTTGGCTATGGAGAACTATGTCCTCATCGACTACGACACGAAGAG CTTCGAGAGTATGCAAAGACTTTGTGACAAATACAACAGAGCCATCGACAGCATCCACCAGCTG TGGAAAGGCACCACCCCGCCCCTGAAGCTGAACAAGCGGCCGTCCAATGGGCTCCTCAGGCATATCCTGCAGCAGGTGTACAACCACTCGGTCACGGACCCAGAGAAGCTCAACAACTATGAGCCATTCTCCCCCGAGGTGTACGGTGAGACATCCTTTGACCTGGTGGCCCAGATCATCAACGAGATGGAAATGATGGAGGACGATACCTTTGTAGACCTCGGCAGCG GAGTGGGACAAGTGGTGCTGCAGGTTGCTGCAGCAACAAACTGTAAACACTACTTTGGTGTGGAGAAGGCAGACATTCCAGCCACTTATGCAGAG TCCATGGACAAAGAATTTAAGAGGTGGATGAAGTGGTATGGGAAGAAACACGGGGACTACTCG CTGGAGAGGGGTGATTTCCTGTCTGAAGTGTGGAAGGAGAGGATAGCCAACACAAG TAGTGTAATTTTTGTGAACAACTTTGCTTTTGGTCCAGAGGTTGATCACCAGCTGAAGGAGCGCTTTGCTAACATGAAGGAAG GTGGGAAAATTGTATCCTCAAAACCTTTTGCACCTCTAAATTTTAGAATCAACAGTCGAAACTTGAGTG ACATTGGCACAATAATGAGAGTCGTGGAGTTGTCTCCGTTGAGGGGTTCAGTGTCCTGGACTGGAAAACCAGTTTCCTACTACCTTCATACGATAGACCGCACCATA CTTGAAAACTATTTTCATAGTCTCAAAAATCCTAAACTCAGG GAGGAGCAAGAAGCAGCTAGGCGTCGTCAAGAAAAGAATAGTAAAAGCAACAGCACCACGCCAACCAAGGCAAAGGAGCACAAG GATTCTTGTGAGGAGGTTGAGCGACCAGGCCTATTGGCAGTCGTGAAGGCGCCACCCAAACCGCGGCGCGCCAAACTCCTCAAGGGCCGCAAGCTGAGTGCTCGGAAGCGCGGGCGTCCCAAGAAGGCTGCTGTAGCCGCAGCTGAGCGAAAGAGCAAGAGCAGCCAGAGTGCCCTGGATCTGCTGCATGCCAAGACCCTCTCAGCAGCACCCCCTCAGG ATGCATACAGGTCACCTCAAAGTCCCTTCTACCAGCTACCTCCCAAAGTTCAGCACTATGCGTCTGGCCAACTTCTGCTGGGCCCCAGTCCTCCTGGCCTACAACAGCTTCTTG ACAACATTAAAGTCCAGTACCTCCAGTTCATGGCCTACATGAAGACACCTCAGTACCGCAACAACCTGCAGCAAGTCCTGGAGCAGGAGAAG cTCAAACACAGAGGTCTTTCTGGGCAGGCGGAGCATCTGCAGACTGCGTGTCAGACCCACAAAGAGAAAATCAAAGGGCTCTTCCACCACAAACTGGATGAG CTGGGAGTGAAGGCCCTCACCATGGAGGACCTATTGGAGGCCCAGAAGGAGATCTCGGCCCACAACCGTCAACTGAAGGAGCAGACCAagcagctggagagagacatggccGAGCTGAGGGATCACAGCCTGCTCCTG ttgAAGTCTCGATGTGAGGAGCTGAAGCTGGATTGGAGCTCTCTGTGTCTTGAGAGCCTGCTGAAGGAGAAGCAGGCCCTGCGTAGACAGATCTCAGAGAAACAGCGCCACTGCCTCGAGCTGCAG ATCAGCATCGTGGAACTGGAGAAGAGTCAGAGGCAACAGGAGCTGCTCCAGCTCAAGTCCTACAGTCCCTGTGATGGCTCCCTATACCACAAGGGCCTCCCCGGCCTGGAGGCCCTCCCCCGTCCTCCCCTGGACCACCACACCCCCAAACTCAGCCTGGCTGCGGCCGGCCTCAACAGTCTCAGCCCCGAGCTGTCCATCAACAGCATCGCCCCGCCCTGCTTCCACAGGGGGGGTGTGGGGACCAAGGGAGGGCTGCTCTCCCGCTACCTGCCTATCTCGCCCGACCACGAGATTGTACCCCCCACCCCGGATGCCCGACACAGGCAGCTGGGTCACCCCCTCCCCGACTACACCCGGTACTCCCCAGCTAAGATCGCCCTGCGCAGACACCTGAACCAGGACTCTAGTATGGCACACTTCAGAGGCCTGGGCTTCACTGGTCTCAG GGATATGGTTGCTGTCACCTCTCCATTAGGAGCTAAACTGAGCTGCCTCTCTCCCAACTCATCAGACAGTCTGCAGAACAACACACCCAGGAGTGCTGAGAGG GGTGACACCATCACCAGCCTGCCCATCAGTATCCCCCTCAGCACGGTGCACCCCAGCAAGCTCCCTGTTAGCATCCCCCTGGCCAGTGTGGTGCTACCCAGCCGAGctgagagactg AGGAGCACACCGAGTCCTGTGTTCCAGATGGGCCAGACCAACG GGTACTGCTCTAGCTCAGGGCTGATGAACGGAGGCTCTCATTCTGAGGACCAGGACAGtgctgccccctcccctccccctcacgGTGCCCCTCTAACGGGACCAACACAAGGCCACAGCCCCCCTCTCAGCACCGGGGGGGTCCTCCACTACGCTGACGCCCCCCCCAGAATCCTCCCTGAGGACTGGGCCGAGCGGCACG GGGGCGCAGTGACTCGCCTACACCTTGGCTCGGGCAGGCAGGGCAAACATCACCACGGCAACCACAACACCATTAACCACCACCGCTCGCCGGgctcccagcacacacacacccacggcCATGGATCACAAGAGGGGCGCAAGCGTGGGAGGAGAAAGCGCAGCTCCACGGGGGCTCAACCTGCCAGCGGCTCCCCAAAGAGGAGGTCCTTTCCTGGGCTCAGCTCCACCAGCCAACCCTCAGGATCCCCACTCAACATCAACTCCATG GTGAACAACATTAACCAGCCTCTGGAGATTGCTGCCATTTCTTCCCCGGAGCAGTCTGGTTGTAGCCCCTGTGGGCCAGACATGGACCAGCCTCCCGTACTGAAGAGAGAACGCCCTCTGGAGATCAACGGCTCAGGACACTACTCCTCTGCACCCAGCTCCGACGACGACTCTGGCTACCCTGCTGACAGCTCCAGCTCAAG AATTGAAAGGAAGATTGCCACTATTTCCTTGGAGAGCAGAGATGGAGCAGGCAGACCAGGGAACAGCGAGCGGG GAAGGAAATCGGGAGGCAGCAGCGGGAACAGCACCGGCAGTGAagtctcctcttcatcctcatcTTCCAACAGCAAGTGGAAGTCTACCTTCTCCCCAATCTCAGACACCAAGCAGCCCCCAGGCGAGCTGAGGCAGGGGGGCTCCCCCTTCGGTATGGGGAGAGAGCCACTGGGCCTAGGCACCGACTCAGACTCTGATCACAAACCGCagcagaggagggggggggaaggGGGTGGAGGCGAGTCCTCAGCATCTCCGTACATTCCCCCTAGCCCCTTCCTCAGCCAGGAGGCTGGTGGCCGGCCAGGGGCAGGCCCCCAGGGAGGAAGCAGCTCTGAAAGGCAGGCTATGCCCAAACAGAAGCCCAGGGGGGAGTGGGAGCTGAAGACATCCAGCAGCCTAGGAAACAGCCAAAACCTCTTCATCTCTGCGGCTGCCAGCGGTGGTATCCTGAGTGGGAAGGTGGGGGGAAGCCCAGTAGCTGTGTCCTCAGCCTCAGGGGCTTCTGTGGGACAGTACCTGGGGGCCCAGTTCCCCCTCGGGGGGGCCTCTGTCCTTCAGTCCCTGTTTGGGGCCCAGACACCCAGCACCTCGGTGAGCGGGGCCTCTCGCCTGGTCAATGGACACTCTTCCCTGGGGAGCTTCTCCAGCGCTGGGCTGGCAGGCGGAGCAGCTGGAG GTATTTTTCACCACGTGGTGCCCTCAGTGTCGTCCCATCAGTTTGGGGCTGTGCTGCCAGCCACAGGAGGCCTCAGCTCTCtgctcagtctctcctcctcccagcagCATCAGCACATTGCCCCTCACTCATGCTCCTCCTTCCTGGCCTCTGTGTCCTCCACCATCCCCCCGCCCCTCTCACAGGCCCAGCACAGCCGCACCCAGACAGTACTGCACACTCCTCTGCTCCCCATGCGCTCTCTTCCACCTCCCCCGCCTCTACTTAATGTCTCctactcttcctctgtcccctttTCCTCTGAGCCCACTCCCTCGTCTCGCTCTGAGTCCTTCCTCTCCTCACGACTAGTTGCCTCTTCCCTCCAGCATCAGAGAGCACAGtcctcctcaatctctctctctggctcctctgctgctgcttctgcccaccttcctccttcctctcgtAACTTCACAGCACACCACCCCCCTCACCTGCCCCCTCCAACCCCGGCCAGTATATCAGGAGGTGGGGGCATCATGTGGAGGACTCTGGGCTTGCCTGCTTCCTACATGTCGTCCTCTCAGCACACCGGTTCCCGGCCTAGatag
- the LOC112233976 gene encoding histone-lysine N-methyltransferase, H3 lysine-79 specific isoform X2 translates to MGEKLELKLKSPVGAEAAGYSWPLPVYDKHHDAAHEIIETIRWVCEEIPDLKLAMENYVLIDYDTKSFESMQRLCDKYNRAIDSIHQLWKGTTPPLKLNKRPSNGLLRHILQQVYNHSVTDPEKLNNYEPFSPEVYGETSFDLVAQIINEMEMMEDDTFVDLGSGVGQVVLQVAAATNCKHYFGVEKADIPATYAESMDKEFKRWMKWYGKKHGDYSLERGDFLSEVWKERIANTSVIFVNNFAFGPEVDHQLKERFANMKEGGKIVSSKPFAPLNFRINSRNLSDIGTIMRVVELSPLRGSVSWTGKPVSYYLHTIDRTILENYFHSLKNPKLREEQEAARRRQEKNSKSNSTTPTKAKEHKDSCEEVERPGLLAVVKAPPKPRRAKLLKGRKLSARKRGRPKKAAVAAAERKSKSSQSALDLLHAKTLSAAPPQDAYRSPQSPFYQLPPKVQHYASGQLLLGPSPPGLQQLLDNIKVQYLQFMAYMKTPQYRNNLQQVLEQEKLKHRGLSGQAEHLQTACQTHKEKIKGLFHHKLDELGVKALTMEDLLEAQKEISAHNRQLKEQTKQLERDMAELRDHSLLLLKSRCEELKLDWSSLCLESLLKEKQALRRQISEKQRHCLELQISIVELEKSQRQQELLQLKSYSPCDGSLYHKGLPGLEALPRPPLDHHTPKLSLAAAGLNSLSPELSINSIAPPCFHRGGVGTKGGLLSRYLPISPDHEIVPPTPDARHRQLGHPLPDYTRYSPAKIALRRHLNQDSSMAHFRGLGFTGLRDMVAVTSPLGAKLSCLSPNSSDSLQNNTPRSAERGDTITSLPISIPLSTVHPSKLPVSIPLASVVLPSRAERLRSTPSPVFQMGQTNGYCSSSGLMNGGSHSEDQDSAAPSPPPHGAPLTGPTQGHSPPLSTGGVLHYADAPPRILPEDWAERHGESDSEPQDSESRRRMFFSSSSSSSSSSSSGGAVTRLHLGSGRQGKHHHGNHNTINHHRSPGSQHTHTHGHGSQEGRKRGRRKRSSTGAQPASGSPKRRSFPGLSSTSQPSGSPLNINSMVNNINQPLEIAAISSPEQSGCSPCGPDMDQPPVLKRERPLEINGSGHYSSAPSSDDDSGYPADSSSSRIERKIATISLESRDGAGRPGNSERGRKSGGSSGNSTGSEVSSSSSSSNSKWKSTFSPISDTKQPPGELRQGGSPFGMGREPLGLGTDSDSDHKPQQRRGGEGGGGESSASPYIPPSPFLSQEAGGRPGAGPQGGSSSERQAMPKQKPRGEWELKTSSSLGNSQNLFISAAASGGILSGKVGGSPVAVSSASGASVGQYLGAQFPLGGASVLQSLFGAQTPSTSVSGASRLVNGHSSLGSFSSAGLAGGAAGGIFHHVVPSVSSHQFGAVLPATGGLSSLLSLSSSQQHQHIAPHSCSSFLASVSSTIPPPLSQAQHSRTQTVLHTPLLPMRSLPPPPPLLNVSYSSSVPFSSEPTPSSRSESFLSSRLVASSLQHQRAQSSSISLSGSSAAASAHLPPSSRNFTAHHPPHLPPPTPASISGGGGIMWRTLGLPASYMSSSQHTGSRPR, encoded by the exons GATAAACACCATGATGCTGCTCATGAAATCATTGAGACCATTCG TTGGGTGTGTGAGGAGATCCCAGACCTTAAGTTGGCTATGGAGAACTATGTCCTCATCGACTACGACACGAAGAG CTTCGAGAGTATGCAAAGACTTTGTGACAAATACAACAGAGCCATCGACAGCATCCACCAGCTG TGGAAAGGCACCACCCCGCCCCTGAAGCTGAACAAGCGGCCGTCCAATGGGCTCCTCAGGCATATCCTGCAGCAGGTGTACAACCACTCGGTCACGGACCCAGAGAAGCTCAACAACTATGAGCCATTCTCCCCCGAGGTGTACGGTGAGACATCCTTTGACCTGGTGGCCCAGATCATCAACGAGATGGAAATGATGGAGGACGATACCTTTGTAGACCTCGGCAGCG GAGTGGGACAAGTGGTGCTGCAGGTTGCTGCAGCAACAAACTGTAAACACTACTTTGGTGTGGAGAAGGCAGACATTCCAGCCACTTATGCAGAG TCCATGGACAAAGAATTTAAGAGGTGGATGAAGTGGTATGGGAAGAAACACGGGGACTACTCG CTGGAGAGGGGTGATTTCCTGTCTGAAGTGTGGAAGGAGAGGATAGCCAACACAAG TGTAATTTTTGTGAACAACTTTGCTTTTGGTCCAGAGGTTGATCACCAGCTGAAGGAGCGCTTTGCTAACATGAAGGAAG GTGGGAAAATTGTATCCTCAAAACCTTTTGCACCTCTAAATTTTAGAATCAACAGTCGAAACTTGAGTG ACATTGGCACAATAATGAGAGTCGTGGAGTTGTCTCCGTTGAGGGGTTCAGTGTCCTGGACTGGAAAACCAGTTTCCTACTACCTTCATACGATAGACCGCACCATA CTTGAAAACTATTTTCATAGTCTCAAAAATCCTAAACTCAGG GAGGAGCAAGAAGCAGCTAGGCGTCGTCAAGAAAAGAATAGTAAAAGCAACAGCACCACGCCAACCAAGGCAAAGGAGCACAAG GATTCTTGTGAGGAGGTTGAGCGACCAGGCCTATTGGCAGTCGTGAAGGCGCCACCCAAACCGCGGCGCGCCAAACTCCTCAAGGGCCGCAAGCTGAGTGCTCGGAAGCGCGGGCGTCCCAAGAAGGCTGCTGTAGCCGCAGCTGAGCGAAAGAGCAAGAGCAGCCAGAGTGCCCTGGATCTGCTGCATGCCAAGACCCTCTCAGCAGCACCCCCTCAGG ATGCATACAGGTCACCTCAAAGTCCCTTCTACCAGCTACCTCCCAAAGTTCAGCACTATGCGTCTGGCCAACTTCTGCTGGGCCCCAGTCCTCCTGGCCTACAACAGCTTCTTG ACAACATTAAAGTCCAGTACCTCCAGTTCATGGCCTACATGAAGACACCTCAGTACCGCAACAACCTGCAGCAAGTCCTGGAGCAGGAGAAG cTCAAACACAGAGGTCTTTCTGGGCAGGCGGAGCATCTGCAGACTGCGTGTCAGACCCACAAAGAGAAAATCAAAGGGCTCTTCCACCACAAACTGGATGAG CTGGGAGTGAAGGCCCTCACCATGGAGGACCTATTGGAGGCCCAGAAGGAGATCTCGGCCCACAACCGTCAACTGAAGGAGCAGACCAagcagctggagagagacatggccGAGCTGAGGGATCACAGCCTGCTCCTG ttgAAGTCTCGATGTGAGGAGCTGAAGCTGGATTGGAGCTCTCTGTGTCTTGAGAGCCTGCTGAAGGAGAAGCAGGCCCTGCGTAGACAGATCTCAGAGAAACAGCGCCACTGCCTCGAGCTGCAG ATCAGCATCGTGGAACTGGAGAAGAGTCAGAGGCAACAGGAGCTGCTCCAGCTCAAGTCCTACAGTCCCTGTGATGGCTCCCTATACCACAAGGGCCTCCCCGGCCTGGAGGCCCTCCCCCGTCCTCCCCTGGACCACCACACCCCCAAACTCAGCCTGGCTGCGGCCGGCCTCAACAGTCTCAGCCCCGAGCTGTCCATCAACAGCATCGCCCCGCCCTGCTTCCACAGGGGGGGTGTGGGGACCAAGGGAGGGCTGCTCTCCCGCTACCTGCCTATCTCGCCCGACCACGAGATTGTACCCCCCACCCCGGATGCCCGACACAGGCAGCTGGGTCACCCCCTCCCCGACTACACCCGGTACTCCCCAGCTAAGATCGCCCTGCGCAGACACCTGAACCAGGACTCTAGTATGGCACACTTCAGAGGCCTGGGCTTCACTGGTCTCAG GGATATGGTTGCTGTCACCTCTCCATTAGGAGCTAAACTGAGCTGCCTCTCTCCCAACTCATCAGACAGTCTGCAGAACAACACACCCAGGAGTGCTGAGAGG GGTGACACCATCACCAGCCTGCCCATCAGTATCCCCCTCAGCACGGTGCACCCCAGCAAGCTCCCTGTTAGCATCCCCCTGGCCAGTGTGGTGCTACCCAGCCGAGctgagagactg AGGAGCACACCGAGTCCTGTGTTCCAGATGGGCCAGACCAACG GGTACTGCTCTAGCTCAGGGCTGATGAACGGAGGCTCTCATTCTGAGGACCAGGACAGtgctgccccctcccctccccctcacgGTGCCCCTCTAACGGGACCAACACAAGGCCACAGCCCCCCTCTCAGCACCGGGGGGGTCCTCCACTACGCTGACGCCCCCCCCAGAATCCTCCCTGAGGACTGGGCCGAGCGGCACGGTGAGTCTGACTCTGAGCCCCAGGACAGCGAGTCCAGACGCCGCAtgttcttctcttcctcctcctcttcctcatcttcatcCTCTTCAGGGGGCGCAGTGACTCGCCTACACCTTGGCTCGGGCAGGCAGGGCAAACATCACCACGGCAACCACAACACCATTAACCACCACCGCTCGCCGGgctcccagcacacacacacccacggcCATGGATCACAAGAGGGGCGCAAGCGTGGGAGGAGAAAGCGCAGCTCCACGGGGGCTCAACCTGCCAGCGGCTCCCCAAAGAGGAGGTCCTTTCCTGGGCTCAGCTCCACCAGCCAACCCTCAGGATCCCCACTCAACATCAACTCCATG GTGAACAACATTAACCAGCCTCTGGAGATTGCTGCCATTTCTTCCCCGGAGCAGTCTGGTTGTAGCCCCTGTGGGCCAGACATGGACCAGCCTCCCGTACTGAAGAGAGAACGCCCTCTGGAGATCAACGGCTCAGGACACTACTCCTCTGCACCCAGCTCCGACGACGACTCTGGCTACCCTGCTGACAGCTCCAGCTCAAG AATTGAAAGGAAGATTGCCACTATTTCCTTGGAGAGCAGAGATGGAGCAGGCAGACCAGGGAACAGCGAGCGGG GAAGGAAATCGGGAGGCAGCAGCGGGAACAGCACCGGCAGTGAagtctcctcttcatcctcatcTTCCAACAGCAAGTGGAAGTCTACCTTCTCCCCAATCTCAGACACCAAGCAGCCCCCAGGCGAGCTGAGGCAGGGGGGCTCCCCCTTCGGTATGGGGAGAGAGCCACTGGGCCTAGGCACCGACTCAGACTCTGATCACAAACCGCagcagaggagggggggggaaggGGGTGGAGGCGAGTCCTCAGCATCTCCGTACATTCCCCCTAGCCCCTTCCTCAGCCAGGAGGCTGGTGGCCGGCCAGGGGCAGGCCCCCAGGGAGGAAGCAGCTCTGAAAGGCAGGCTATGCCCAAACAGAAGCCCAGGGGGGAGTGGGAGCTGAAGACATCCAGCAGCCTAGGAAACAGCCAAAACCTCTTCATCTCTGCGGCTGCCAGCGGTGGTATCCTGAGTGGGAAGGTGGGGGGAAGCCCAGTAGCTGTGTCCTCAGCCTCAGGGGCTTCTGTGGGACAGTACCTGGGGGCCCAGTTCCCCCTCGGGGGGGCCTCTGTCCTTCAGTCCCTGTTTGGGGCCCAGACACCCAGCACCTCGGTGAGCGGGGCCTCTCGCCTGGTCAATGGACACTCTTCCCTGGGGAGCTTCTCCAGCGCTGGGCTGGCAGGCGGAGCAGCTGGAG GTATTTTTCACCACGTGGTGCCCTCAGTGTCGTCCCATCAGTTTGGGGCTGTGCTGCCAGCCACAGGAGGCCTCAGCTCTCtgctcagtctctcctcctcccagcagCATCAGCACATTGCCCCTCACTCATGCTCCTCCTTCCTGGCCTCTGTGTCCTCCACCATCCCCCCGCCCCTCTCACAGGCCCAGCACAGCCGCACCCAGACAGTACTGCACACTCCTCTGCTCCCCATGCGCTCTCTTCCACCTCCCCCGCCTCTACTTAATGTCTCctactcttcctctgtcccctttTCCTCTGAGCCCACTCCCTCGTCTCGCTCTGAGTCCTTCCTCTCCTCACGACTAGTTGCCTCTTCCCTCCAGCATCAGAGAGCACAGtcctcctcaatctctctctctggctcctctgctgctgcttctgcccaccttcctccttcctctcgtAACTTCACAGCACACCACCCCCCTCACCTGCCCCCTCCAACCCCGGCCAGTATATCAGGAGGTGGGGGCATCATGTGGAGGACTCTGGGCTTGCCTGCTTCCTACATGTCGTCCTCTCAGCACACCGGTTCCCGGCCTAGatag